One segment of Anomalospiza imberbis isolate Cuckoo-Finch-1a 21T00152 chromosome 2, ASM3175350v1, whole genome shotgun sequence DNA contains the following:
- the USP12 gene encoding ubiquitin carboxyl-terminal hydrolase 12, which translates to MEILMTVSKIASICTMGANASALEKEIGPEQFPVNEHYFGLVNFGNTCYCNSVLQALYFCRPFRDKVLAYKSQPRKKENLLTCLADLFHSIATQKKKVGVIPPKKFITRLRKENELFDNYMQQDAHEFLNYLLNTIADILQEERKQEKQNGRLPNGNVDSENSSPPDPTWVHEIFQGTLTNETRCLTCETVSSKDEDFLDLSVDVEQNTSITHCLRGFSNTETLCSEYKYYCEECRSKQEAHKRMKVKKLPMILALHLKRFKYMDQLHRYTKLSYRVVFPLELRLFNTSGDATNPDRMYDLVAVVVHCGSGPNRGHYIAIVKSHDFWLLFDDDIVEKIDAQAIEEFYGLTSDISKNSESGYILFYQSRD; encoded by the exons ATGGAAATCCTAATGACAGTCTCCAAAATCGCCTCCATCTGTACCATG GGCGCCAATGCCTCAGCTTTGGAGAAAGAGATTGGTCCGGAACAATTTCCAGTCAATGAGCACTATTTTGGTTTGGTTAAT TTCGGGAATACGTGCTACTGCAATTCAGTTCTCCAGGCACTTTATTTTTGTCGACCATTTCGAGACAAAGTCTTAGCATACAAGAGTCAGccaaggaaaaaagagaatctCCTTACATGCTTAGCTGATCTCTTCCACAGTATAGCCACCCAGAAGAAAAAAGTTGGAGTGATACCTCCCAAGAAATTTATAACAAGATTACGAAAAGAAAATg AACTTTTTGATAACTACATGCAGCAGGATGCACACGAGTTCCTAAACTACCTTTTAAACACGATCGCGGACATCTTGCAAGAGGAGAGGAAGCAGGAGAAGCAGAACGGGCGCCTGCCCAACGGCAACGTGGACAGCGAGAACAGCAGCCCGCCAGACCCCACCTGGGTGCACGAGATCTTTCAGGGAACATTAACTAACGAAACCAGGTGTCTTACCTGTGAAACT GTAAGCAGCAAGGATGAAGACTTCCTAGACCTTTCAGTTGATGTAGAGCAGAATACTTCAATCACTCACTGTTTAAG gGGTTTCAGCAACACAGAAACTCTGTGCAGTGAGTACAAGTATTACTGTGAAGAGTGTCGCAGTAAGCAAGAAGCGCATAAAAG gATGAAAGTAAAAAAGCTGCCTATGATTCTAGCTCTCCATTTGAAGAGATTTAAGTACATGGATCAGCTGCATCGATACACAAAACTCTCTTATAGAGTAGTTTTTCCTTTAGAGCTTCGTTTATTTAACACCTCAGGAGATGCCACCAATCCTGACAGAATGTATGACCTTGTTGCTGTGGTAGTCCATTGTGGAAG tggCCCTAACAGAGGACATTATATTGCAATAGTGAAGAGTCATGatttttggttgctttttgATGATGATATTGTTGAG